From one Plasmodium yoelii strain 17X genome assembly, chromosome: 12 genomic stretch:
- a CDS encoding PIR protein — translation MDGEICKRFKNVWEDFPDTLSSGNYQFKSDKHSQTYCTNINCDNNVGKIHAVCLFLFNALLGSSSFKINENSKIIIVEYIMIWLSYMLSRIENEGNSSTLQFFFSVYINGGDYYSSYKDLINKNNYFLKMDNNIISKFYGAFKSLCNLYTQFDEDTDNCKNYLEGDNEFIKKYEELKKDSKITKDNSYSQLLSTLLNDYNNLKDKCNDASSFTSIANKLFIVLSIFAAIAIFLGISYKYSLFGFRKRFQKQKLREKIKNIKKRMNH, via the exons ATGGATGGCGAAATA tgtaaaaGGTTCAAGAATGTATGGGAAGATTTTCCCGATACATTGAGTAGTGGAAACTATCAATTTAAAAGCGATAAACATTCCCAAACCTATTGTACTAATATAAACTGTGATAATAATGTCGGAAAAATTCATGCTGTATGTTTGTTTTTGTTTAATGCTCTTTTGGGAAGTTCTTCGTTTAAGATTAATGAAAACAGCAAAATCATTATTGTTgaatacattatgatatggttaagttacaTGTTAAGCCGAATCGAAAATGAAGGTAACTCCAGCActctacaatttttttttagtgtatatataaatggtgGAGATTATTATAGTAGTTATAAGGAccttataaataaaaataattattttttgaaaatggataataatattatatctaaattttatggtgcatttaaatcattatgtaactTGTATACTCAATTTGATGAAGACACTGATAATTGCAAGAATTATTTGGAAGGtgataatgaatttattaaaaaatatgaagaacTTAAGAAAGATTCTAAAATTACTAAAGATAATTCCTATAGTCAACTATTGTCTACTTtattaaatgattataataatttaaaagataaatGTAACGATGCTTCATCCTTTACATCGATagcaaacaaattatttatagttttatcgatatttgctgcaatagcaatttttttaggaatttcttataag tattcgctatttggatttcggaaacgatttcaaaaacaaaaattaagagaaaaaataaaaaatataaagaagagaatgaatcattaa